The Edaphobacter flagellatus sequence GGCGTTCCATGTAGCGTTCGGGCTGCAGAAGGGGAGCGAAGCCAAGGGGCTTGTAGAATGTTTGGGCATCGTGGGTAAGCAGCGATATTCGACGCAGACCTTGCAACTCGGGGTGTTCAAGAACGCATTGGATTAGCCATGAGCCGAGTCCCTGTCCTCGAAACTCCTCGAGGATGTAAACGTCGCAAAGATAGGCGTACGTAGTGTAATCGGTAATCACTCGAGCAAGCCCAATCTGGACGTGATTCTCTAACAAGCTGAAGCACAGGGAGTGGCGCAGGGCTTTTTTTAGTTTGCTCAGGGGAAGGCCGTAGGACCAGGGAGCATTGTTGAGAAAGCTTTGAATTGCAGTAAGGTCCAATGCATTTTGGTCGGTAAGGATGTGAAAAGTCCCTCGGCTCCATTGCATAGCTTCTCGCACGGTGATCAACCCAGCTCCTTCCAATTGCGAGTTGATTCTAGCGTCGCGCCATGATTGCTGTGTGAAAAAATCACAGAATGTGAGGCTGCACCTAGACCGCATAGTCGTTGCGGAGGACGACGCACATTCCGAGGAGGACTACTCCGAAACCAAGGAAGGCTTGTGAGGAGATTCGCTCTCCGAGCATGACCACAGCTAAAAAGACGCCAAAGATGGGGACCAGATAGAGAGAGGCGGAAGCCACGACAATATTGACGTAGCGAAGGGCATGAAGGAATAACAGCATGGAGATGCCGTACATAAAGATGGCCAGAAAGGTAAAAGCAGCCCATTGACGAGGCATGAGAGTGCTGAAGTCGTGGAGACAGTGGGGATCGAGCGTGATAAGCAGAGGGATGCTGAAGATGGCTGCGGCGAGGTAGCTGAAGAAGAGGATGTCTACCTCGGAGAAATCGGTGAGGAGGCGTTTGGAATAAACGTTATAGAAGGCCGACCCCAGACAGCCGCAGGTAATGAGAAGGTTGCCGGTAAGGCCTCGTACGAGGCTGATACCGGTGGTGGACCAGTGCATGGGGGAGAGAAGGACGACGCCGGAGAGACCGAGGAGGAGCGCACCGATGCGTAGGAGAGTCAATCGCTCGCGCAGGAAAAG is a genomic window containing:
- a CDS encoding GNAT family N-acetyltransferase, translated to MREAMQWSRGTFHILTDQNALDLTAIQSFLNNAPWSYGLPLSKLKKALRHSLCFSLLENHVQIGLARVITDYTTYAYLCDVYILEEFRGQGLGSWLIQCVLEHPELQGLRRISLLTHDAQTFYKPLGFAPLLQPERYMERPLGKTLSPQLEGGSIIDIISG
- a CDS encoding DMT family transporter, whose amino-acid sequence is MQGANSRLQSIRAVALLILANLLWAGQGVAIKILNGEMTPIAIALLPLYLVTLLLVPFVLIRRQSHRGKLSAAWRHRNQFLITGVGGQLVAQAGMTLGISRSLAANGAILNLLIPILSVLFASLFLRERLTLLRIGALLLGLSGVVLLSPMHWSTTGISLVRGLTGNLLITCGCLGSAFYNVYSKRLLTDFSEVDILFFSYLAAAIFSIPLLITLDPHCLHDFSTLMPRQWAAFTFLAIFMYGISMLLFLHALRYVNIVVASASLYLVPIFGVFLAVVMLGERISSQAFLGFGVVLLGMCVVLRNDYAV